From Loxodonta africana isolate mLoxAfr1 chromosome 2, mLoxAfr1.hap2, whole genome shotgun sequence, the proteins below share one genomic window:
- the LOC100671335 gene encoding olfactory receptor 2T27-like has product MVWVGNQTLIPHFILLGLFTHSPLHFFFFSIIMVMFLVALSANGLMIFLIHVDSRLHSPMYFFLSWLSLMDLMLISTIVPWMAVDFLLGGGAISFTGCGLQILFFLTLLGDECFLLAFMAYDRYVAISNPLRYSMVMSRRVCWIMVAGSWLFGLVDGLIQAVFTLRFPYCSSQEIDHFFCDVPTVLKLACTNTSLYETMIYVCCILMLLLPFSVISTSYLRILVALLCMRSAEGRQKTFATCSSHMAVVSLFYGAAMITYMRPQAYHSSKQDKVVSAFYTMITPMLNPLIYSLRNKEVTGALRKLLGRCSFGEGQG; this is encoded by the coding sequence ATGGTCTGGGTGGGAAACCAGACTCTCATTCCCCACTTCATCCTCCTTGGCCTCTTCACTCACTCCCCGCTgcacttcttcttcttctccatcATCATGGTCATGTTTCTGGTGGCCCTGTCTGCCAATGGGCTCATGATCTTCCTCATCCACGTTGACTCCCGCCTCCACagccccatgtacttcttcctcagcTGGCTGTCCCTCATGGATCTCATGCTCATCTCCACCATTGTGCCATGGATGGCTGTGGATTTCCTCCTGGGTGGTGGCGCCATCTCCTTCACAGGCTGTGGGCTCCAGATCCTCTTCTTCCTCACCCTCCTGGGGGATGAGTGCTTCCTGCTGGCCTTCATGGCCTACGATCGCTACGTGGCCATCAGCAACCCACTGAGGTACTCGATGGTCATGAGCCGTCGTGTCTGCTGGATCATGGTAGCAGGCTCCTGGCTTTTTGGACTGGTAGACGGGCTGATCCAGGCTGTCTTCACCCTCCGCTTCCCTTACTGCAGCTCCCAGGAGATCGACCACTTCTTCTGCGATGTTCCCACTGTGCTCAAGCTGGCCTGCACTAATACTTCCCTTTATGAGACCATGATCTATGTCTGCTGCATCCTCATGCTTCTCCTACCCTTCTCTGTCATCTCTACCTCCTACCTGCGGATCCTGGTGGCTCTGCTCTGCATGCGCTCTGCCGAAGGCCGGCAGAAGACCTTTGCTACCTGCTCCTCCCACATGGCAGTGGTCTCCCTCTTCTACGGGGCTGCCATGATCACCTACATGCGACCCCAGGCTTACCACTCCTCGAAGCAGGACAAGGTGGTTTCCGCCTTCTATACCATGATCACCCCCATGCTCAACCCTCTCATATACAGTCTGAGGAACAAGGAAGTAACTGGGGCTCTGAGGAAACTCCTGGGAAGGTGTTCCTTTGGGGAAGGACAGGGCTAG